The following coding sequences lie in one Mycobacteriales bacterium genomic window:
- a CDS encoding phosphotransferase, with product MVDDGERLEGNVGGVLKVGNTVHRPVGVWTPAVHALLDHLAPRLPHVPRVIGFDDQGREVLDFLPGRVIDLGTESLTEPQIRSLVTWTRDFHSAMADFAHPGPWRYFPIPHPTVIGHNDIAPYNTCFEEDSLAGVFDWDLAGPTTPLNELAFIAWNCVPLWADIGADHAARRLALIADTYGGYDARQILRAVPGRITLMMDGIAASAAAGDPGMRNLIAGGEPELDRASRAGMIDRIPDIESRLR from the coding sequence GTGGTTGATGACGGGGAACGGCTCGAGGGCAACGTCGGCGGAGTGCTCAAAGTCGGCAACACGGTGCATCGTCCGGTCGGTGTATGGACCCCGGCGGTGCACGCGTTACTGGACCATCTCGCGCCACGCCTGCCGCACGTGCCCAGAGTCATCGGATTCGACGACCAGGGCCGAGAGGTGCTCGACTTCCTGCCAGGACGGGTCATCGACCTCGGCACGGAATCGCTCACCGAGCCGCAGATTCGTTCTCTGGTCACCTGGACCAGGGATTTTCACAGCGCGATGGCCGACTTCGCCCACCCGGGCCCGTGGCGTTACTTTCCGATACCGCATCCCACGGTGATCGGGCACAACGACATCGCGCCGTACAACACCTGCTTCGAGGAAGACAGCCTGGCCGGCGTGTTCGACTGGGACCTCGCCGGCCCGACGACGCCGCTGAACGAGTTGGCCTTCATCGCCTGGAACTGCGTGCCTTTGTGGGCCGACATCGGCGCGGACCACGCGGCACGGCGTCTCGCCCTGATCGCCGACACCTACGGCGGCTACGACGCCCGGCAGATCCTGCGGGCCGTGCCCGGCCGGATCACGTTGATGATGGACGGCATCGCAGCGTCGGCTGCTGCGGGTGACCCGGGGATGCGCAACCTGATCGCCGGCGGCGAACCCGAACTGGATCGGGCCTCCCGGGCCGGCATGATCGACCGCATTCCCGACATCGAGAGCCGATTGCGTTAG